The genomic segment CCACTTCGATGAAATCAAGGTCTGCACCGCATACAAGCTAAACGGAAAAGTGTTGAAAGACTTCCCAACCGACCACCACACCCTCTGCAAAATTGAGCCACACTACGAAACCCTGAAAGGCTGGAAAAGCTCGAACCGACACTGCCGAACATTTGAAGAATTACACCCGAATACCCGAGCCTATATCCACTTCATTGAAGATGCGCTGCAGACAAAAATTTCCTTCATCTCCGTCGGTCCAAAGCGCGATGAGATGATTTTTCGCTAAAAACGCTAAAAGGAAGGTGCAGTTTCCTAAGCAGCATAGAGGGAGTGAGACAAGCAAGGGATTAAACTTGCCTGCTTGTACTGCACAATGCCATTGAAAGAAGAAAAAAGCCAAAAAGCCATCTGTGGAGACCGCCACGACTTAGCGCTGCTCCTTAATGAGAAGATTAAACTCTTCTTCCGAGTTAATAATCTTGAAATCGTCTCCCATCTGCTTGATGAAGACCTGCACCCCATCAAAAGTAAGCGTCTCTGCATCGTCGGCGAAGGGACTCTCAGATGAAGTGCGTAAAAGCTCACTAGCTTGTTGTTGGATTGCGTCAAAGAAAGCAGGACTGAGTGCGATAGCAACCACTAAGCGGCGATTCACTTCATCGAAATACGCTTCGATTTTCTGCTCTTCCGTAAGCTGTTCCGAAAGTTTAAGCTCGAGCTTTTGCATATACTTTCCCTCTGAAAAATTAGGCGAACCGATTAGGCGAACCGAAGTTAGTTCGCCTCTCCAGCTTCCAGTTCCATCTCTACTGAAATAGCACCAGTGTTTTCACCACCACTTGCCAGATTGCCCAAAGCGATGGAATCCCGACAATAGACCAGCTGATAATGAGTTTGATGGTGTTATTCCGACGCATGTGAGCGCCGTTTGTTGTGTCTGCCATATTTTTCTTCCTCCTGTTTTAGTTAGGCTCGTTGCATTTGCATCGTGCCACTGGGTGTGTTTTGTGGCGCTTCGGCGTAGTGATACTTTGGTGAGACTTCCTTGACCAAGTAGTTGGCAATAAACCCAACGACCAACAGGCCGGCCATGATGTACATCGTTACGTTGTAGGCTTCGGCTTTGGGCACGCCATTGTTGATTTGATACTCACGGATGTAATTAACGAGCACTGGCCCTAAGACAGCGGCGGTTGACCATGCCGTAAGAAGGCGACCGTGAATAGCACCGACTTGCATCGTGCCGAACATATCACGCAAATAAGCTGGAATTGTCGCAAAGCCACCGCCATACATACTCATAATGATACCGAAAAGCACGACAAACAAAACGACGCTCCCAATCTGCCCAGTAGTCGGAATGAGCGCATAAAGCACAGTGCCCAAGCCGAGATAAATCATATAGTTTGTCTTACGACCTAAGATGTCAGAAAGCGATGACCAGAAGAAACGACCAACAAGGTTAAAGAGCGAAAGCAGTGCTGCAAAACCGCCTCCTGCTGCGGCAGCCATCTTCGTTACATCTTGCTCACTCAGTCCCATATCACGGAATTTTTTGAACAGGAACATTTCCTGAATCATCGGTGAAGCTTGCCCTAAGACACCAATGCCAGCCGTTACATTCATACAGAGCACAATCCAAAGAAGCCAGAACTGGGGGGTTTTAATTGCTACATCAGCAGTTACATTAGCAGTGGTGACCATCTTCTTTGGCTGTGCATGAGGCTCCCAGCCTTCGGGTTTCCAGTCTGGTGCAGGAACACGAGCCGTAAAAGCTCCAAAGAGCATAAAGACAAGGTAAATGAGCCCCATTGCGACGAAGGTTTCCCAGACACCCATTGAGGTTGGAGTCTTAAAGAAATTCATCAGCTCGACTGCTAACGGTGAGCCAACCATAGCACCGCCCCCGAAACCCATAATTGCAATTCCTGTAGCCATGCCGGGTCGGTCAGGAAACCACTTCATCAGCGTGGAGACGGGCGAAATGTAGCCCAGTCCTAAGCCAATACCGCCAATCACGCCGTAGCCGAAATACACAATCCAGATGTTGTGAATCGCAATGCCAAATGCACTAACCAAAAAGCCCGTCGACCAGCACACTGCAGAGACAAACATTGTTTTGCGAGGCCCAGAGCGTTCCACCCACTTGCCAAACACCGCAGCAGAGATGCCCAGCACCGCCAGAGCGATACTGAAAATCCAGCCAATCTCTGGGATGGTCCAATCAACTCCTTTTTGCGGCTCAGTAATGCCGATAAGTTTCGTCATTGGAATGTTAAAAACAGAAATGCCATACACCTGACCAATGCACAGGTGCACAGCCAGCGCAGACGGTGGAAAGAGCCAGCGGTTGTATCCGGGTTCGGCAATAGATTTCTCTCGGTCTAAAAACGACAGTAACGACATATCTTCGCCTCCTTCTGTTTTGTTGTTGTCATCGTTTTCGGTCACACGCCTGCTGGAAGACAGTTCTGGTTGCCCCTGCGTCAATACCTTGGCGTGCAAGCGTTCATTTTCGATACCACCGTAAATTTTTTTGTAGATTATTTCGTTCATTTTTCACACAACCTTTTAGGAGCTATGTCGCGCATTGAGCTTGAATCAGCCTTGAAAGACCAGCTAAACGCTTTCGGAAAAGCAA from the Chloroherpetonaceae bacterium genome contains:
- a CDS encoding OFA family MFS transporter, coding for MNEIIYKKIYGGIENERLHAKVLTQGQPELSSSRRVTENDDNNKTEGGEDMSLLSFLDREKSIAEPGYNRWLFPPSALAVHLCIGQVYGISVFNIPMTKLIGITEPQKGVDWTIPEIGWIFSIALAVLGISAAVFGKWVERSGPRKTMFVSAVCWSTGFLVSAFGIAIHNIWIVYFGYGVIGGIGLGLGYISPVSTLMKWFPDRPGMATGIAIMGFGGGAMVGSPLAVELMNFFKTPTSMGVWETFVAMGLIYLVFMLFGAFTARVPAPDWKPEGWEPHAQPKKMVTTANVTADVAIKTPQFWLLWIVLCMNVTAGIGVLGQASPMIQEMFLFKKFRDMGLSEQDVTKMAAAAGGGFAALLSLFNLVGRFFWSSLSDILGRKTNYMIYLGLGTVLYALIPTTGQIGSVVLFVVLFGIIMSMYGGGFATIPAYLRDMFGTMQVGAIHGRLLTAWSTAAVLGPVLVNYIREYQINNGVPKAEAYNVTMYIMAGLLVVGFIANYLVKEVSPKYHYAEAPQNTPSGTMQMQRA